In Gemmatimonadota bacterium, a single window of DNA contains:
- a CDS encoding dienelactone hydrolase family protein: protein MTRRLSVIATFLLGACTLQRSTPALSSSAAGMDEHTAHMSAADRAAPAPSRSSGDATQQGTAGLPASAATAAARLAATPRHGEWVQIAWGPGSADSLMAWIVYPKSSAKAPVVVVVHEIFGLSTWVRAVADQAAADGFIAIAPDFLSRVRGGPSSVELASDTARRLIAGVDAAERNRAIVAAANYAMMQPAALAKYAVFGYCWGGSTTFMHAVHGGVKGFAGGVAYYGLPYMTGGSPATETAAAVPARVNADSLAKIKVPVMLLNGSKDARIAAAMPQLDSIMKSLGKTYTGVNYEGAVHGFLRAQNDPKQKRDEAEEAANFAATQDAWPRTLAFLRQQLGVK from the coding sequence ATGACGCGCCGATTGTCCGTGATTGCCACGTTCCTGCTGGGGGCATGTACGCTGCAGCGTTCGACGCCGGCCCTGTCGTCTTCCGCCGCCGGGATGGACGAGCATACGGCGCACATGAGCGCGGCCGACCGGGCGGCACCCGCGCCCTCGCGGTCGTCGGGCGATGCCACGCAGCAGGGGACCGCCGGCCTGCCGGCGAGCGCTGCCACCGCCGCCGCGCGCCTTGCGGCAACACCGCGACACGGCGAGTGGGTCCAGATCGCATGGGGGCCTGGCTCGGCCGATTCGCTCATGGCCTGGATCGTCTATCCGAAGTCGTCGGCCAAGGCCCCCGTGGTCGTAGTGGTGCACGAGATCTTTGGACTCTCAACGTGGGTGCGCGCGGTTGCGGACCAGGCGGCGGCCGATGGTTTCATCGCCATCGCCCCTGACTTCCTCTCGCGCGTGCGCGGCGGACCGAGCTCGGTCGAACTCGCCTCGGACACCGCCCGCCGGTTGATTGCCGGCGTCGACGCCGCCGAGCGCAATCGCGCGATCGTCGCCGCGGCCAACTACGCGATGATGCAGCCGGCCGCCCTGGCGAAGTACGCGGTCTTCGGATACTGCTGGGGGGGATCGACGACGTTCATGCACGCCGTGCATGGCGGCGTGAAGGGTTTCGCCGGCGGCGTCGCCTACTACGGCCTGCCGTACATGACCGGTGGTTCGCCGGCCACGGAAACGGCCGCCGCCGTCCCCGCGCGCGTCAACGCCGATTCGCTGGCGAAGATCAAGGTCCCCGTGATGCTGCTCAACGGATCCAAGGACGCACGCATCGCCGCGGCCATGCCGCAGCTCGACTCCATCATGAAGTCACTCGGCAAGACCTATACAGGGGTGAACTACGAAGGGGCCGTGCACGGCTTCCTGCGCGCACAGAACGATCCCAAGCAGAAGCGCGATGAAGCCGAGGAAGCGGCCAACTTTGCCGCGACGCAGGATGCATGGCCGCGTACGCTTGCGTTTCTCAGGCAGCAGCTCGGTGTGAAGTAG
- a CDS encoding PQQ-dependent sugar dehydrogenase — MVRQALSVVALTCVAAASLPAQGSVQKSALHDFRITTVASGLVQPWSIAFLPGGDILITERPGRLRIVRKGKLLDAPVAGVPTVATAGQAGLLDVVPHPNFASNRHVYLSYSKPMGDSGKTTTAVARATFENDQLVGLTDIFVAKTNGTIGHFGSRLAFDGKGHLFITVGDRMAPPSGNLEAHPAQDLSNHHGKTIRLNEDGSVPNDNPFVGRAGALPEIYSYGHRNMQGLVVNTASGDVWETEHGPQGGDELNLIKAGANYGWPVIGFGVNYRTGAAIHAGTMRQGMEQPVQVWVPSIGASGLMLYTGDKFPAWKGMLFAGGLSGERVTRFTVDGQKAELAEHVVRGLGRIRDVRQGPDGFIYIAIDNREGKPTDVVRLEPVARR, encoded by the coding sequence ATGGTTCGTCAGGCCTTGTCGGTCGTCGCGTTGACATGCGTTGCCGCTGCATCGCTTCCTGCCCAGGGGAGCGTACAGAAGTCGGCGCTGCACGACTTCCGGATCACGACGGTTGCCTCCGGGCTCGTACAGCCGTGGTCCATCGCCTTCCTCCCCGGGGGCGACATCCTCATCACCGAGCGTCCGGGGCGGCTGCGCATCGTGCGCAAGGGGAAGCTGCTCGACGCCCCCGTCGCAGGGGTGCCGACCGTGGCGACGGCGGGGCAGGCGGGGCTGCTCGATGTCGTGCCGCACCCGAACTTTGCCAGCAATCGCCACGTCTACTTGAGCTACTCGAAGCCGATGGGCGATAGCGGGAAGACGACGACGGCGGTGGCGCGCGCGACGTTCGAGAACGACCAGCTCGTGGGGCTCACCGACATCTTCGTCGCCAAGACCAACGGCACGATCGGGCACTTCGGCTCGCGCCTGGCCTTCGATGGCAAGGGGCACCTCTTCATTACGGTGGGCGATCGCATGGCCCCGCCGTCGGGGAACCTCGAGGCGCACCCCGCGCAGGACCTCTCCAACCACCACGGGAAGACGATCCGCCTCAACGAAGACGGGAGCGTCCCGAACGACAACCCGTTCGTGGGGCGCGCCGGTGCCTTGCCGGAGATCTACAGCTACGGCCACCGCAACATGCAGGGGCTCGTGGTCAACACGGCCTCGGGCGACGTATGGGAGACCGAGCATGGCCCGCAGGGGGGCGATGAGCTCAACCTGATCAAGGCCGGCGCTAACTACGGATGGCCGGTGATCGGCTTTGGCGTGAACTACCGCACCGGCGCCGCGATCCATGCCGGGACGATGCGCCAGGGGATGGAGCAGCCCGTGCAGGTGTGGGTTCCGTCGATCGGCGCTTCGGGGCTGATGCTCTACACGGGGGACAAGTTCCCCGCGTGGAAGGGGATGCTCTTCGCCGGCGGGCTGTCGGGTGAGCGCGTGACGCGCTTCACCGTCGACGGGCAGAAGGCGGAGCTGGCGGAGCACGTGGTGCGCGGGCTCGGACGAATCCGGGACGTGCGCCAGGGCCCCGACGGTTTCATCTACATCGCGATCGACAATCGTGAGGGGAAGCCGACCGACGTCGTCAGGCTGGAGCCGGTGGCGCGGCGCTGA